Proteins from a genomic interval of Tenacibaculum sp. SZ-18:
- a CDS encoding YifB family Mg chelatase-like AAA ATPase: protein MLVKVHGSAVFGVEAITITVEVNIDKGIGYHLVGLPDNAVRESSYRISAALTNVHYKLPGKKIIINMAPADIRKEGAAYDLTIAVGILGASGQIKSRTIDEYVIMGELSLDGNLQPVKGALPIAIKAKEEGFKYLILPKENVKEAAIVDGLTVFGVENIKEVIDHFNEEVFLVPTKIDAFEVFNSNSNDLNFDFADVKGQESIKRCMEIAAAGGHNIILIGPPGAGKTMLAKRLPSILPPMTLEEALETTKIHSVIGKVKDSGVLYQRPFRSPHHTTSDVALVGGGQYPQPGEISLAHNGVLFLDELPEFKRSVLEVMRQPLEDREVTISRAKFTITYPSSFMLVASMNPSPSGFFNDENNQFLSSPAEMQRYMSKISGPLLDRIDIHIEVTPVPFEKLSEESKGENSITIRERVIKARLIQSARFKEFENIHYNAQMTVKQIREFCKLSEESKSLLKNAMEKLSLSARAYDRILKVSRTIADLDNSLEVNTSHIAEAIQYRSLDREGWLG from the coding sequence ATGCTAGTAAAAGTGCATGGCTCGGCCGTTTTCGGTGTCGAGGCTATTACCATAACCGTTGAAGTAAATATTGACAAAGGAATCGGATATCATTTGGTTGGTTTGCCCGATAATGCAGTACGTGAAAGTTCATATCGAATTTCTGCAGCCTTAACAAATGTTCATTATAAATTACCTGGGAAAAAGATCATTATTAACATGGCGCCTGCTGATATTAGAAAAGAAGGAGCCGCTTATGATCTAACTATTGCAGTGGGGATTTTAGGAGCTTCTGGACAGATAAAATCAAGAACAATTGACGAATATGTTATCATGGGAGAGCTTTCCCTTGATGGTAACTTGCAGCCTGTAAAAGGAGCATTGCCAATTGCAATTAAAGCCAAAGAAGAAGGGTTTAAGTATTTGATTTTACCAAAGGAAAATGTAAAAGAAGCTGCTATAGTTGATGGATTGACTGTTTTTGGAGTTGAAAATATCAAAGAAGTAATTGATCATTTTAATGAAGAGGTTTTTTTAGTTCCAACAAAAATTGATGCTTTTGAAGTTTTTAATTCCAACAGTAATGATTTAAATTTTGATTTTGCTGATGTAAAAGGACAAGAATCGATTAAAAGATGCATGGAAATTGCGGCTGCAGGAGGACATAATATTATTCTTATAGGACCACCAGGAGCAGGGAAAACAATGTTAGCAAAACGATTACCATCCATCTTACCTCCAATGACATTAGAAGAGGCCCTTGAAACAACAAAAATTCATTCTGTTATTGGAAAAGTAAAAGATTCTGGAGTATTGTATCAACGTCCGTTTCGTTCTCCACATCATACAACTTCTGATGTTGCTTTAGTAGGTGGTGGACAATATCCACAACCAGGAGAAATATCATTAGCACATAATGGTGTTTTATTTTTAGATGAACTACCCGAGTTTAAGCGTTCGGTTTTAGAAGTAATGCGCCAGCCTTTAGAAGACAGGGAAGTTACTATTTCTAGAGCAAAATTTACAATCACCTATCCAAGTAGTTTTATGTTAGTAGCAAGCATGAATCCAAGTCCTTCTGGGTTTTTTAATGATGAAAATAATCAGTTTTTATCTTCTCCAGCAGAAATGCAACGATACATGAGTAAAATTTCTGGTCCGTTGTTAGATAGAATAGATATTCATATTGAAGTAACACCAGTTCCTTTCGAAAAATTATCAGAAGAAAGTAAAGGTGAAAATAGTATTACAATTCGTGAGAGAGTAATAAAAGCGAGGTTAATTCAATCAGCGCGATTTAAAGAATTTGAAAATATTCATTATAACGCTCAGATGACTGTCAAACAAATTCGTGAGTTTTGTAAATTATCTGAGGAAAGTAAATCCTTGTTAAAGAATGCAATGGAAAAATTAAGTTTATCTGCAAGAGCTTACGATAGAATTTTAAAAGTCAGCCGAACAATTGCAGATTTAGATAACTCTTTAGAAGTGAATACATCTCATATTGCAGAAGCAATTCAATATAGAAGCTTAGATAGAGAAGGTTGGCTAGGATAA
- a CDS encoding hybrid sensor histidine kinase/response regulator transcription factor, translated as MKEIKYHGDVEKYRNIDLSNFFNAISYDFKTVASLILSSTDFLLESADKNNAKELHLIRDNSKLLLKMINHLIDLRKLYNDELELKISKTNIVDFVKEIFSELKSTAAKKKIDFIFTDNEIDSCVFIDRDLIYKGIYNLLINAIKLTTFEGVIQISIKEDLNFVFISVEDSGIAISEVDLNQIFLPLYQQSSYNKTTSGVGLYLTEQYVKLHKGEVKVQAGEQKGIIFSIKLPKGETHFNKNQLIITEDLRADDIFKENEESKSQIEDKLEVNTRDIVLLIEDNDDLRFFLKSKLKKNYNVFESDGISVENMVLEIVPDIIISDLNLPDKNGFEICEFIKNDERTSHIPIIMLTSLNTDEAHLKGLKSGVDMFLTKPFNLSVLSQSVETLLNNRRQLQKYFSQLNSNESNQNVVKEKDKASDKQVVFVNKINKLINANLDDSSFSVEILADELHISRVQLYRKTKALLGITISDYIQNIRLEKSKVFLSENRDLSIADIAYSVGFSSPNYFSTAFKNKFGKTPNEFKRS; from the coding sequence ATGAAAGAAATAAAGTATCATGGGGATGTAGAGAAGTATCGTAATATTGATTTATCTAATTTTTTTAATGCTATTTCATATGATTTTAAGACAGTTGCGTCTTTAATACTCTCATCTACAGACTTTTTACTGGAGTCAGCTGATAAGAATAATGCAAAAGAGCTTCATTTAATTCGAGATAATTCTAAGTTACTTCTTAAAATGATTAATCATTTAATAGACTTGCGAAAATTGTATAATGATGAACTTGAGTTAAAAATTTCGAAAACAAATATTGTCGATTTCGTAAAAGAAATTTTCAGTGAATTAAAAAGTACTGCGGCTAAGAAAAAGATTGACTTTATTTTTACTGATAATGAGATAGATAGCTGTGTTTTTATTGATAGAGATTTAATTTATAAAGGAATATATAATTTACTCATAAATGCGATAAAGTTGACAACTTTTGAAGGAGTCATACAAATTTCAATAAAAGAAGATTTGAATTTCGTTTTTATAAGCGTAGAGGATTCTGGGATAGCAATCTCCGAAGTTGATTTAAACCAAATATTTTTACCCTTGTACCAGCAAAGTAGTTATAATAAAACTACTTCAGGAGTTGGGTTGTATTTAACAGAACAATATGTTAAACTTCATAAAGGAGAAGTCAAAGTACAAGCTGGTGAGCAAAAAGGAATTATTTTTTCAATAAAATTACCAAAAGGGGAAACACATTTCAACAAAAATCAGTTAATAATTACTGAAGACTTAAGAGCTGACGATATTTTCAAAGAAAATGAAGAATCAAAAAGTCAAATAGAAGACAAACTTGAAGTAAATACTAGAGATATTGTTTTATTGATAGAAGATAATGATGACCTAAGATTCTTTCTGAAAAGTAAACTGAAGAAAAACTACAATGTGTTTGAGTCAGATGGAATTTCGGTAGAGAATATGGTTTTAGAAATTGTTCCGGATATAATTATTAGCGATTTAAATTTACCAGATAAAAATGGCTTTGAAATTTGTGAGTTTATTAAAAATGATGAAAGAACTTCACATATTCCAATTATTATGTTGACTTCCTTAAATACTGATGAGGCTCATCTAAAAGGACTGAAATCTGGAGTTGATATGTTCTTAACCAAACCTTTCAATCTTTCTGTTTTATCACAATCAGTGGAAACATTACTAAATAATAGAAGGCAACTTCAAAAATACTTTTCTCAGTTAAATTCTAATGAATCAAATCAGAATGTTGTAAAAGAAAAGGACAAAGCGTCAGATAAGCAAGTTGTATTTGTCAATAAAATAAACAAGTTAATTAATGCTAATCTCGATGATTCAAGTTTTTCTGTTGAAATTTTAGCAGATGAGTTACATATATCTCGCGTACAGTTATACAGGAAAACGAAAGCCTTACTTGGAATAACTATAAGCGATTATATTCAAAACATAAGATTAGAAAAAAGTAAGGTATTTTTGTCTGAAAATAGAGACTTATCAATTGCTGATATTGCTTACTCTGTTGGTTTTTCATCTCCAAATTATTTCTCTACTGCATTCAAAAATAAGTTTGGAAAAACTCCAAATGAGTTTAAAAGATCATAG
- a CDS encoding DUF7452 domain-containing protein, translated as MKTYFDKKSLLYLSFLVALLISVTMVKAQTVFKHTVSSSNTKQHISSINHSSSNGKKDKILIVTHDYGKLGPYQTKAVGVWYNGKKWTVFNQDRTPIKANTKFNVLVTNKSNNAFIVRAKTNTKSVVVSHPKLNRNPNATFLVTPNLGSSGPYNKSPIGVYYSSSKKQWNIFNTDGKTIPKGAQFNILVNSNIFKHKVNSLNKKGHITYINNSKTNKKDKSLVFATFNSQTTIKNFKNPIGVWYSNNKWCVYNENRSQLKGNEAYNVISLSSKKGLFPLITKPPVLVKTDTKPNRIDSKGLKNIGLVKYIPFRTSGSNTANNKERNGPDITKYEDIETLLDGDSFISFIEKLNVFRKIYKDKNNNSNVYYYFPSEYTLMWNKETNEYAFNIYYMSAEGTRGSVLVNAELTPQVSSEDIKLAEKLLASKLRKPVKLMPMDLRDVPKVDFGATLTNFNVKPESINTSIPSDYHKPIILDWKMDSNIDDFVGAMLNNIGVNINLEFRPYGDETTVINVPVNLEVNSPLTFGKIEFSNTNELLDDWINPIDYPIVPKSIVLLRKQGSRNYFETINLESEEIATGETLNIPYEISSILNSKNNIVKLWLDYTLNKDCNTCNQNVKKKIIKGTSHNEITNLSVQILNALSYSNAHSMKLIIKSTQADPNGVNEITFPAFSIKEDDQEFEGIQLFVPENKELSYSYQLITIMKDGEVKTSKWETSNSSLLVIGESQIKKLYDHKEKSELERLKDSLLSDHKDKLIEKGKELLDEILEKKDKEDTPKEDEE; from the coding sequence ATGAAAACCTACTTTGACAAAAAATCATTGTTATATCTAAGCTTTTTAGTTGCATTACTAATAAGTGTAACAATGGTAAAAGCTCAAACTGTATTTAAACATACAGTCAGCTCATCGAACACGAAACAACATATATCGTCCATAAACCATAGCAGTTCTAATGGAAAGAAAGATAAGATTCTTATTGTAACTCACGATTATGGAAAACTAGGACCCTATCAAACAAAAGCTGTTGGTGTTTGGTACAATGGAAAAAAATGGACTGTTTTTAATCAAGATAGAACTCCCATAAAAGCAAATACTAAATTCAACGTATTGGTAACGAACAAATCAAATAATGCTTTTATTGTGAGAGCAAAAACGAACACAAAATCAGTAGTTGTTTCACATCCAAAACTTAATAGAAACCCTAATGCTACATTTTTAGTGACTCCAAATTTGGGTTCTAGTGGTCCATATAACAAAAGTCCAATTGGTGTTTACTATTCATCTTCAAAAAAACAATGGAATATTTTTAATACCGATGGCAAAACAATACCAAAAGGAGCTCAGTTTAATATTTTAGTAAATTCTAATATATTCAAACACAAGGTTAATAGTTTGAATAAAAAGGGACATATTACTTATATAAACAACAGCAAAACAAACAAGAAAGATAAATCTTTAGTTTTCGCCACATTCAATTCTCAAACTACTATTAAGAATTTTAAAAATCCGATTGGTGTTTGGTACAGCAATAACAAATGGTGCGTTTACAATGAAAATAGAAGTCAACTAAAAGGTAACGAGGCCTACAATGTAATCTCTCTTTCTTCTAAAAAAGGTTTATTTCCCTTAATTACGAAACCTCCGGTTTTGGTAAAAACAGATACGAAACCTAATAGAATTGACAGCAAAGGCTTAAAAAATATTGGACTGGTAAAATATATTCCTTTTAGAACTTCAGGATCAAATACTGCAAACAACAAGGAAAGAAACGGACCAGATATTACAAAATATGAAGATATTGAAACATTGTTAGATGGAGACTCTTTTATTTCATTTATTGAAAAACTGAATGTATTCCGTAAGATTTATAAAGATAAAAATAATAACTCTAATGTCTATTATTATTTCCCATCTGAGTACACCTTAATGTGGAATAAAGAAACTAATGAATATGCTTTCAATATTTATTACATGTCGGCAGAAGGAACAAGAGGGAGTGTGTTAGTTAATGCGGAGTTAACTCCACAAGTTAGTAGTGAAGATATAAAACTTGCAGAAAAACTATTAGCGAGTAAACTTAGAAAACCTGTAAAATTAATGCCTATGGATTTAAGAGATGTTCCTAAAGTAGATTTTGGAGCAACACTAACGAATTTCAATGTGAAACCTGAAAGCATTAACACAAGTATTCCTTCTGATTATCATAAACCTATCATACTAGATTGGAAAATGGATAGTAATATAGATGATTTTGTGGGTGCAATGTTAAATAATATTGGAGTAAATATTAATCTAGAATTTAGACCTTACGGAGATGAAACTACAGTGATTAATGTTCCTGTAAATCTAGAAGTAAATTCTCCTTTAACTTTTGGTAAAATTGAATTTTCAAATACAAACGAACTTCTTGACGACTGGATTAATCCTATTGACTATCCAATTGTTCCGAAAAGTATAGTTTTATTAAGAAAACAAGGAAGTCGTAACTATTTTGAAACTATTAATTTAGAAAGCGAAGAAATCGCAACTGGTGAAACTCTAAATATTCCTTATGAAATAAGCAGTATACTAAACAGTAAAAACAATATCGTTAAACTCTGGTTAGATTATACTTTAAATAAAGATTGTAATACATGTAACCAGAATGTGAAAAAGAAAATTATCAAAGGTACATCTCATAATGAAATCACCAACCTAAGTGTTCAAATACTAAATGCATTATCATATTCTAATGCCCATTCAATGAAACTTATAATTAAGTCTACTCAAGCAGATCCGAATGGGGTAAATGAAATTACTTTTCCTGCATTTAGTATAAAAGAAGACGATCAAGAATTCGAAGGAATTCAATTATTTGTTCCTGAAAACAAGGAACTTTCTTATAGTTATCAACTTATAACTATTATGAAAGATGGAGAGGTTAAAACCAGTAAATGGGAAACGAGCAATTCAAGTTTATTGGTTATTGGTGAAAGTCAAATTAAAAAATTATACGACCATAAAGAAAAATCTGAACTTGAAAGACTCAAAGACTCTCTTCTTTCTGATCATAAAGATAAATTGATTGAAAAAGGGAAAGAATTATTAGACGAGATTCTAGAAAAAAAAGATAAAGAGGACACCCCTAAAGAAGACGAGGAATAA
- a CDS encoding YfiR/HmsC family protein, protein MTQVRTKLLFFALIALLHTINSFTQSEEVKRRQRALFIFNFAEQIGWVKNFNSDFTIGILGKDQVYSNLKDLSKWRKIKNKSVKVKQFSSIKDIKNVQLVFVNRKFNYDILYLLQKISNKNILLVTEDYGYNTSMINIMSVNNSFSYEINEQLLSKENFKIAPSLKKFAISSSEKWKQLYKTTENELTKAEETTSKQKEVIVNKERKIQSQQQTIKVQKKELTVKDESIQEQTEEIEKLFDENEFQKKKYKEKLLIEKKLEKRIQKQLGSIQKQEKNIHLINRKIKEQRKKLVEQSEDIDLKETILKEKDHKLNTQKTINYLLIVLVGFILLISFLIYRSYDTLKQFNKQLAIKNNQIHKQAVQLAAKNKELEQFAHITSHDLKEPLASIFSFANELEENHKEELSEDASTFVSFITRASNRGLQFIDALLGYFKLGNSESTADLINCNQLISDIETDLSSLISRNNATINKVELPIIKGSTIELRLLFQNLINNAIKFKKPDTDPVINISYQKISPDNNHSFYWKFSISDNGIGIAEEHRERIFVIFKRLHSKEHYDGTGIGLAYCKKIVESIGGKIWLESEKAIGTTFHFTIPVL, encoded by the coding sequence ATGACACAAGTAAGAACAAAGCTTCTATTTTTTGCACTAATCGCCCTTTTACACACCATAAATTCTTTCACTCAATCGGAAGAGGTAAAAAGAAGACAAAGAGCTTTGTTTATATTTAATTTTGCCGAACAAATTGGTTGGGTAAAAAATTTTAATAGTGATTTTACCATTGGTATTTTAGGGAAAGATCAGGTTTACTCAAACTTAAAAGACCTATCAAAATGGAGAAAAATTAAAAACAAATCTGTTAAAGTTAAACAGTTCTCTTCTATTAAAGACATTAAAAATGTTCAACTAGTTTTTGTAAACCGAAAATTTAATTACGACATTCTTTATCTTCTTCAAAAAATCTCAAATAAAAATATTCTATTAGTTACCGAAGATTATGGTTATAATACCTCAATGATTAACATCATGAGCGTTAACAATTCTTTTTCTTACGAAATAAATGAGCAATTACTTTCTAAAGAAAATTTTAAAATTGCCCCTTCATTAAAAAAATTTGCAATATCATCTTCGGAAAAATGGAAACAACTGTACAAGACGACCGAAAACGAATTAACGAAAGCAGAAGAGACAACCTCAAAACAAAAGGAGGTTATTGTAAATAAAGAACGAAAAATTCAATCTCAACAACAAACCATTAAAGTTCAGAAAAAAGAACTTACTGTTAAGGATGAATCTATCCAAGAACAAACAGAAGAAATTGAAAAGCTTTTTGATGAAAATGAGTTTCAAAAGAAAAAGTATAAAGAAAAGTTACTGATTGAAAAGAAACTTGAGAAACGAATACAAAAACAATTAGGGTCGATACAAAAACAAGAAAAAAACATTCATTTAATTAACCGTAAGATAAAGGAACAACGCAAAAAATTAGTTGAACAATCAGAAGACATTGACCTTAAAGAAACCATATTAAAAGAGAAAGATCATAAATTAAACACTCAAAAAACAATCAATTATCTTCTCATAGTTCTAGTTGGATTTATCTTATTAATTAGCTTTTTAATTTATAGAAGTTACGATACATTAAAACAATTTAACAAACAGCTCGCGATAAAGAACAATCAAATTCATAAACAGGCAGTCCAATTGGCAGCTAAAAACAAAGAATTAGAGCAATTTGCTCATATTACAAGTCATGATTTGAAGGAACCTTTAGCTTCTATTTTTAGTTTTGCTAACGAATTAGAAGAAAATCATAAAGAAGAACTAAGTGAAGATGCTAGTACGTTTGTAAGCTTTATAACCAGAGCTAGTAATCGTGGATTGCAATTTATTGATGCATTACTAGGTTACTTTAAACTCGGAAATTCAGAATCAACTGCGGATTTAATTAATTGTAACCAACTTATTTCAGATATAGAAACAGATTTATCGAGTCTTATATCAAGAAATAATGCTACGATAAATAAAGTAGAATTACCGATTATTAAAGGTTCTACAATTGAACTACGATTATTGTTTCAAAATTTAATTAATAACGCTATTAAGTTCAAAAAACCTGATACAGATCCTGTTATCAATATCTCTTATCAAAAGATTTCACCTGATAACAACCATTCATTTTATTGGAAGTTTTCGATTTCAGATAATGGCATTGGCATAGCAGAAGAACATAGAGAGCGAATATTTGTAATTTTTAAAAGACTTCATTCAAAAGAACATTATGATGGCACTGGAATAGGTTTAGCATATTGTAAAAAAATCGTAGAATCTATTGGAGGTAAAATTTGGCTTGAATCTGAAAAAGCCATCGGAACAACATTTCATTTTACTATTCCTGTTCTGTAA
- a CDS encoding TonB-dependent receptor: MKNISSKYMLRFSLIVSALIHFNMYSQNRASISGTVSDEFGGTIPGAKVSIEGTSLSTSTDINGYYKFNVEEGEYVLNVSFIMYNTLSKAIKVNVGENAHLDFTLSAGFSIDEPISLGSRAKPKSLLKTTVPVDIIFPEEISNSSHIEIGQILHYLVPSFYSTHQTISDGTDHIDPASLRGLGPDQVLVLINGKRRHSSSLLNVNGTVGRGSVGTDFNAIPKSAVDRIEILRDGATSQYGSDAIAGVINIILKQQTEVINLDGQVGTNDAGDGKTRYFGANLGLEIGEKGFLNITAEYRRREATNRAGKYTGEVYNNDPSVDSQLINQNNFFNLTGFTDRRVMEIGNAGTQNLSFFFNGELPISEKTKFYFNGGRNNRQGNSRGFYRFPKDEDRVVLELNPNGFSPKILTDIRDDAMTAGITGVKNDWNIDFSQSLGINTIGFNVENSNNASLGISSPRAFNSGGFRYQLSTTNLDLTKNYDYLKGLNLAIGGELRLENYQIIAGEEASYIDGGSTYIDNNGMEQPRIPGAQVFPGIRPENALSRFRTNAAAYLDVELNPTEALLLKTAVRYEFYNDFSGQTIWKLASRYSFSNNLSARASFSTGFRAPSLHQVYFQNVSNQFIDGEIKEVGTFNSESAIVNDAFELDDLKPELSNHFSLGVSGKIDNTFTFSLDVYKVSIKDRIVLSARLEDGFETILEPFNVSSAQFLTNAIDSSTEGIDAVINFRDKIGEGELYASLAANFNNTKVDRINIESGQIGGINENAIFNREEVARIESAQPNFKINSFFSYDWRNFGFQIRNTYFGKVTYIHPNDGDQNNWVLNEFTGNIESRDQTFTPKVLTDLSISYKFKNWINLSFGANNVFNILPDKHKHSANTSQGNFTYSRRVQQFGVQGAHYFLRLDFKL; encoded by the coding sequence TTGAAAAATATTTCATCCAAATATATGTTAAGGTTTTCCTTAATTGTTAGTGCATTAATTCATTTTAATATGTACTCACAAAATAGAGCTTCAATTTCTGGCACAGTTTCGGATGAATTTGGAGGGACGATTCCTGGAGCGAAAGTGAGCATTGAAGGAACTTCACTCTCAACATCTACTGATATAAATGGATATTATAAATTTAATGTTGAGGAAGGGGAATATGTTTTAAACGTGAGTTTTATAATGTATAATACTTTATCCAAAGCAATTAAAGTGAATGTTGGAGAAAATGCTCATTTAGACTTTACATTATCTGCAGGATTTTCAATTGATGAACCTATTTCATTAGGATCAAGAGCAAAGCCAAAGTCACTTTTAAAAACCACAGTACCTGTTGATATTATTTTTCCGGAGGAAATTTCAAATTCTTCACATATAGAGATTGGTCAAATTCTACATTATTTAGTTCCGTCATTCTATTCCACCCATCAAACTATTTCCGATGGTACGGATCATATTGATCCTGCGAGTCTAAGAGGATTAGGTCCAGATCAAGTTTTAGTTCTTATTAATGGAAAACGAAGACATTCAAGTTCTCTTTTAAACGTAAACGGAACTGTAGGAAGAGGAAGTGTTGGAACAGATTTTAATGCCATTCCAAAATCAGCGGTGGATAGAATTGAAATTTTGAGAGATGGCGCCACTTCTCAGTATGGTTCCGATGCAATTGCTGGGGTGATTAATATCATTCTTAAACAACAAACTGAAGTTATTAATTTAGATGGTCAAGTTGGTACTAACGATGCTGGAGACGGAAAAACACGATATTTTGGAGCGAATTTAGGATTAGAAATAGGAGAGAAAGGGTTTTTAAATATTACCGCGGAGTATAGACGAAGAGAAGCTACCAATAGAGCAGGAAAGTATACTGGTGAAGTATATAATAATGATCCTAGTGTAGACTCTCAATTGATTAATCAGAATAACTTTTTTAATTTAACAGGATTTACTGATCGCAGAGTAATGGAAATTGGTAATGCAGGAACACAAAATCTTAGTTTTTTCTTTAATGGTGAACTTCCTATAAGTGAAAAGACAAAATTTTATTTCAATGGAGGTCGAAATAATCGCCAAGGAAATTCAAGAGGTTTTTACCGTTTTCCAAAAGATGAAGACAGGGTTGTACTCGAGTTAAATCCAAATGGATTCTCTCCAAAGATCTTAACTGATATTCGAGATGATGCCATGACTGCTGGAATAACAGGAGTTAAGAATGATTGGAATATTGATTTTAGTCAATCTTTAGGAATTAACACTATAGGTTTCAATGTTGAAAACTCAAATAATGCTTCATTAGGCATTTCATCTCCGAGAGCTTTTAATTCTGGTGGATTTAGATATCAGTTGAGTACTACAAATTTAGATTTAACAAAAAACTATGATTATTTAAAAGGATTGAATCTTGCAATTGGAGGAGAATTGAGACTTGAAAATTATCAAATTATTGCTGGTGAAGAAGCTTCCTATATTGATGGTGGAAGTACATATATTGATAATAACGGAATGGAACAGCCAAGAATTCCTGGCGCCCAAGTATTTCCTGGAATTAGACCAGAAAATGCATTAAGTAGATTTAGAACAAATGCTGCTGCTTATTTGGATGTCGAATTAAATCCAACCGAAGCTTTACTTCTTAAAACCGCTGTGCGTTATGAATTTTATAATGATTTCTCTGGGCAAACTATATGGAAACTTGCTTCGCGATATAGCTTTTCTAACAACTTAAGTGCTCGTGCTAGTTTCTCAACAGGATTTAGAGCGCCTTCACTTCATCAGGTATATTTTCAAAATGTCAGTAATCAATTTATCGATGGTGAAATTAAAGAAGTTGGAACTTTTAATAGCGAAAGTGCTATTGTTAATGATGCTTTTGAACTAGATGATTTAAAACCTGAATTATCCAATCATTTTAGCTTAGGAGTTAGTGGTAAAATTGATAATACGTTTACCTTTTCTTTAGACGTTTATAAGGTTTCTATTAAAGATAGAATTGTTTTATCGGCAAGGCTAGAAGATGGTTTTGAAACCATACTCGAACCATTTAATGTAAGTTCAGCTCAATTCTTAACTAATGCAATAGACTCTAGTACAGAAGGTATTGATGCAGTGATTAATTTTAGAGATAAAATAGGGGAAGGAGAATTGTATGCATCATTAGCTGCAAACTTTAACAACACTAAAGTAGATAGAATCAACATAGAAAGTGGACAAATAGGAGGCATTAATGAAAATGCTATTTTCAATCGTGAAGAAGTCGCACGTATAGAATCAGCTCAACCTAACTTTAAAATAAACTCATTTTTCTCTTACGACTGGCGTAATTTTGGTTTTCAAATTCGTAACACGTATTTTGGTAAGGTTACTTATATACATCCGAATGATGGTGATCAAAATAACTGGGTACTAAATGAATTTACAGGAAATATAGAATCTAGAGATCAAACTTTTACTCCTAAAGTTTTGACAGACTTATCTATAAGCTATAAATTCAAAAATTGGATAAACCTTAGTTTTGGTGCAAATAATGTTTTCAATATATTACCAGATAAACACAAACATTCCGCAAATACAAGCCAGGGTAATTTTACGTATAGTAGGCGAGTTCAACAATTTGGAGTACAAGGAGCTCACTACTTTTTACGTTTAGATTTCAAATTATGA